One stretch of Oncorhynchus clarkii lewisi isolate Uvic-CL-2024 chromosome 3, UVic_Ocla_1.0, whole genome shotgun sequence DNA includes these proteins:
- the LOC139406145 gene encoding protein CMSS1-like gives MGDDLGDDWWEQKGNSDSPVGEESEEPEKQPTEQASPREKKGKKRKSVIETPVPVKKKTALKSQTECFMAQEKKEDEGEKKPKKKRKKKKKTITDVLATSDPKPGSPVDLQSLVLEHFKDKRSVIELEELKLQESCFVRSNDLTHSLSSYLKEICPKWAKVQKQHTEKSSVVLLIVCSAALRVIELIKQLTTFKGEAKVLKLFAKHIKVEEQVKLLQTGVTHIGVGTPGRLSALIEKEGLTLPPLRFLVLDWNWRDQKLRRMVDVPEVKGDLLKLLDMGILKGCREGKVKVGLF, from the exons ATTCCCcagtgggagaggagagtgaagaaCCGGAGAAACAGCCCACAGAGCAAGCATCCCCACGGGAGAAGAAAGGAAAGAAGAGGAAGAGTGTAATAGAGACCCCAGTCCCGGTCAAGAAGAAGACTGCACTG AAATCGCAGACTGAGTGTTTTATGGCTCAGGAGAAGAAAGAGGATGAAGGAGAAAAAAAGCCCAAGAAAAAGAGAAAG aagaagaagaagacgatcACAGACGTCCTCGCCACCTCGGACCCCAAACCGGGCTCTCCAGTTGACCTGCAGAGCCTGGTTCTAGAACACTTCAAAGACAAACGCTCTGTCATCGAGCTGGAGGAGCTCAAACTACAGG AGTCCTGCTTCGTGAGGAGTAATGACCTCACACACAGCCTCTCCTCCTACCTGAAAGAAA TTTGTCCCAAATGGGCTAAGGTCCAGAAGCAGCACACAGAGAAGAGTTCTGTGGTTCTGCTCATTGTCTGTAGCGCCGCGCTAAGAGTCATCGAGCTCATCAA ACAGTTAACCACCTTCAAGGGAGAGGCCAAAGTGCTGAAGCTGTTTGCAAAGCATATCAAG GTAGAGGAGCAGGTGAAGCTCCTACAGACAGGGGTGACACACATTGGGGTGGGGACGCCAGGGAGACTGAGCGCCCTCATTGAGAAAG AGGGTCTGACCCTGCCTCCCCTGCGTTTCCTGGTTCTGGACTGGAACTGGAGAGACCAGAAGCTTCGCAGGATGGTGGATGTTCCTGAG GTCAAAGGTGACTTGTTGAAGCTGCTGGATATGGGAATCTTGAAAGGATGTAGGGAAGGAAAAGTGAAAGTGGGACTGTTCTGA
- the LOC139404653 gene encoding cell cycle control protein 50C-like, giving the protein MGKAKANAGPLARRPDNSAFKQQRLPAWSPMLTAQTVLPFFYGMAIVCVLLGVWLLVTVQNTHELKVDYTHTGSCDKCFEKRKDRANANQSCNCTVVFNIENTFKGDVFFYYGLINFHQNLRQYMDSRDDGQMIGRNKNLKNPSSYCEPFIKDKNGLPIAPCGAVANSMFNDSFTLMYHSAAGSRMVPLFRKGITWYTDKNVKFRNPQVENKTLTLAQVFEGTGQPLYWQKPVYDLDPWDRNNNGFINEDLIVWMREAAFPNFKKLYGVLNRAIEPFTDGLPAGNYSVLISYNFPVEYFQGRKEVVLSTVSWFGGQNNFLPIAYLVTGCLILLLAVILTAIWWKFGKNGRNMEE; this is encoded by the exons ATGGGCAAGGCGAAGGCCAACGCTGGGCCCCTGGCCCGGAGGCCTGATAACTCTGCTTTCAAACAGCAGAGACTGCCTGCCTGGTCCCCCATGCTCACAGCTCAAACCGTCCTGCCTTTCTTCTACGGTATGGCcattgtgtgtgtgctgctgggAGTGTGGCTACTTGTCACCGTGCAGAATACACATGAACTGAAG gtagactacacacacacagggtcatgTGATAAGTGTTTTGAGAAGCGTAAAGACCGTGCCAATGCGAACCAGAGCTGCAACTGCACTGTGGTGTTTAACATTGAGAACACGTTCAag GGAGATGTGTTCTTCTATTACGGCCTGATCAACTTCCACCAGAACCTCCGGCAATACATGGACTCCAGGGATGATGGACAGATGATTGGGAGAAATAAAAACCTCAAG aaCCCGAGCTCCTATTGCGAGCCCTTCATAAAGGATAAAAACGGACTCCCTATTGCCCCTTGTGGGGCTGTGGCCAACAGCATGTTCAACG ACTCCTTCACTCTGATGTACCACTCAGCAGCGGGCAGTCGGATGGTTCCTCTATTCAGGAAGGGCATCACCTGGTACACCGACAAGAACGTCAAGTTCCGCAACCCACAGGTGGAGAACAAAACCCTAACGTTAGCACAAGTGTTTGAAG GCACGGGCCAGCCTCTGTACTGGCAGAAGCCCGTGTATGACCTGGACCCCTGGGACCGCAACAACAATGGCTTCATCAACGAGGACCTCATCGTGTGGATGAGGGAGGCTGCCTTCCCCAACTTCAAGAAGCTCTACGGGGTCCTGAACCGAGCCATAGAACCCTTCACCGATGGGCTGCCGGCTGGAAACTACAGTGTCCTTATCTCCTACA ACTTCCCAGTGGAGTACTTCCAGGGCAGAAAGGAAGTGGTCCTGTCCACAGTCAGCTGGTTTGGGGGTCAGAACAACTTCCTGCCCATAGCCTACCTGGTCACAGGCTGTCTCATCCTGCTCCTCGCTGTCATCCTCACCGCCATCTGGTGGAAGTTTGGTAAGAACGGACGGAATATGGAGGAGTGA